A DNA window from Helianthus annuus cultivar XRQ/B chromosome 15, HanXRQr2.0-SUNRISE, whole genome shotgun sequence contains the following coding sequences:
- the LOC110911215 gene encoding uncharacterized protein At3g27210 — translation MGACTSIHHHKASSMKGQVPFDTPIKPDHTSVIHPSPTGKLVSVMDEQQQLKQPSSLSPATFSEYGTREETFFDSQAWLDSDYEDEFMSVNGEFTPSRGNTPVHHSLTQGTPRINVGATILNHDELLGSSSQPSPTPTEKRRRLLDLFKESLRDNNHDPNFEIAEPSSKDDPMGPGKDGPKPKSESHVGSMSGCFKSLLSVRSTGKKSPSPIVG, via the exons ATGGGTGCGTGCACTTCGATTCATCATCATAAAGCTTCTTCAATGAAGGGACAAGTGCCTTTTGATACTCCTATTAAACCTGACCATACATCGGTCATTCATCCTTCTCCTACTGGAAAACTAGTTTCCGTTATGGATGAACAACAACAACTAAAACAGCCTTCTTCTCTTTCACCGGCTACTTTCTCCGAATACG GTACTAGGGAGGAGACGTTTTTCGATTCCCAAGCATGGTTAGATTCAGACTATGAAGACGAGTTTATGAGCGTTAATGGGG AATTCACCCCTTCTAGAGGCAACACCCCGGTGCACCATAGCTTGACCCAAGGAACCCCACGAATCAATGTGGGTGCAACTATCTTGAACCACGACGAGCTTCTCGGTTCCTCATCCCAACCATCTCCAACCCCAACAGAAAAGAGGAGGAGACTTTTGGACCTTTTCAAAGAAAGCCTAAGAGACAACAACCATGATCCTAATTTTGAAATTGCTGAACCATCCAGCAAAGATGATCCAATGGGCCCAGGCAAAGATGGGCCGAAGCCCAAGAGTGAGAGTCATGTGGGCTCTATGTCAGGTTGCTTTAAGAGTTTGCTTTCTGTACGTAGCACTGGAAAGAAAAGCCCAAGCCCAATTGTTGGGTGA